A section of the Clostridia bacterium genome encodes:
- a CDS encoding IS4 family transposase — MSFKRFLKNFITWFKDLRKSQRKTLAALVYGLMKSRRIGVAAIARGIPGPVATKHKIKLVDRFLGNNRISIEKAVKPLITWLFSSRERLLIALDWTDLHDKKHQTLFASVIIGTRAIPVLWRVVEKENPQLSQNQEEEKLLEKLRNLIPPGMEAIVLADRGFGRVELFKKLELLGFKYIIRVSGTAWINSQQFTGTLQPFNVRLNQLIDFGQVLYHKKEKYPVRLIYQFAPGQEEPWFLVTNLDWEAKRIPKAYGHRMEIEEKFKDFKNLRTGLGLKGVVLSTACRYERLLLVVVYAYLFLLLAGAYGEEKGYHRKLVASSTTQRRVLGLWQVGYYTLNAFRVSCRRLLGFLPSLMPEI, encoded by the coding sequence ATGAGTTTTAAAAGATTTCTCAAGAACTTTATAACATGGTTTAAGGATTTGCGCAAGTCCCAGAGGAAAACATTAGCAGCTTTGGTATATGGGCTAATGAAATCGCGCCGTATTGGTGTTGCGGCTATAGCCCGGGGCATCCCGGGGCCAGTAGCTACAAAACATAAGATAAAGCTTGTAGATCGTTTCTTAGGCAACAACAGGATAAGCATAGAGAAAGCGGTTAAGCCTTTGATTACCTGGCTTTTTAGCTCAAGGGAGAGGTTATTAATAGCTTTAGATTGGACCGACCTGCACGACAAAAAACATCAAACCCTTTTTGCGAGTGTCATCATAGGTACCCGAGCCATACCTGTTCTATGGCGAGTAGTGGAAAAAGAAAATCCACAATTAAGCCAGAACCAAGAAGAAGAGAAGTTGTTAGAGAAACTAAGAAACCTTATTCCTCCGGGGATGGAAGCTATAGTATTGGCCGACCGCGGATTTGGGCGGGTGGAGCTATTTAAGAAACTAGAGCTTTTGGGGTTTAAGTATATCATCCGGGTTTCTGGCACTGCCTGGATAAATAGCCAGCAATTCACCGGAACTTTACAACCCTTTAATGTGCGCCTAAACCAGCTAATCGACTTTGGCCAGGTGCTCTACCATAAGAAAGAAAAGTATCCGGTGCGGCTTATTTACCAGTTTGCCCCCGGGCAGGAAGAGCCGTGGTTTTTAGTTACCAATCTTGACTGGGAGGCTAAAAGAATACCTAAAGCCTACGGGCACCGTATGGAGATTGAAGAAAAATTTAAGGACTTTAAGAACCTGCGCACGGGCCTGGGGCTTAAGGGTGTAGTTCTTTCTACCGCTTGTCGCTATGAGCGTTTACTGTTGGTAGTAGTTTATGCTTACCTCTTCTTACTCCTGGCCGGGGCTTATGGCGAGGAGAAAGGTTATCACCGAAAATTGGTAGCAAGTTCCACTACCCAAAGGCGTGTTCTTGGACTGTGGCAGGTTGGATATTATACCCTCAATGCTTTCAGGGTAAGTTGCCGCCGATTATTGGGATTCTTACCTTCCTTGATGCCAGAAATTTAA